The following are from one region of the Trichoderma breve strain T069 chromosome 5, whole genome shotgun sequence genome:
- a CDS encoding tRNA-splicing endonuclease subunit sen54 n-term domain-containing protein, which yields MAFDDDDSPLAAGPAPVDSEGAPTVEETLEDDMPDYKLFASAFSKKGVSSQTIRKGEKDFETHGTRAQDGALESSRRALEDVLSYTRIHKGDAWARGWCFPDFWMDETNVALDYEGMWLKDRVVVMEHEKGGWMKDIGRVASGSKDQLGVGRLWLLPEEAIYLVERGTIDLWWPYTDFETLVPKGSATSGPPRPGFGPDDYDVGLPLSLEAAYSLFIGYEDEQGKTTLPKYQVYAHLKRAGFNILRAPPEQPRPEPTEPSQTLWQWLFSFVKWETGQDGKHRQQPFGPLVAPGLYRSYRPIYQQLALVPRHKPLPVPPSPSKPEDPFRVHFHVWKPGAGGFSKKNPPPPDFRIAVADTADSCLPTLEQIETLLESTPYDPAPEAWRGNPGRLYQRLKHGHRNVLVAVVDRGLVNFMRFGEGAFGEEQLFERFDNRNSGRGGKKGGRGGGRGRGRGRGRGRGGR from the coding sequence ATGGCgtttgacgacgacgatagCCCGCTGGCAGCGGGCCCAGCTCCTGTGGATAGTGAAGGTGCCCCGACTGTGGAGGAAACTCTGGAGGACGACATGCCCGACTACAAGCTGTTTGCATCCGCATTTTCGAAAAAGGGCGTCTCCAGCCAGACGATCCGGAAGGGCGAGAAAGACTTTGAAACGCACGGGACCAGAGCTCAGGACGGAGCGCTAGAATCGAGTCGCAGGGCGCTGGAGGATGTTTTGAGCTACACAAGGATACATAAAGGCGATGCGTGGGCTAGAGGCTGGTGTTTTCCAGATTTTTGGATGGACGAGACAAACGTTGCGCTCGATTACGAGGGCATGTGGCTAAAGGACCGCGTGGTGGTTATGGAGCACGAGAAGGGAGGCTGGATGAAGGACATTGGAAGAGTGGCCTCTGGGAGCAAAGATCAGCTTGGCGTGGGAAGGCTATGGCTGCTTCCTGAAGAAGCCATCTATCTTGTCGAGAGAGGCACTATTGACCTATGGTGGCCATATACCGACTTTGAAACCCTCGTGCCCAAGGGAAGCGCTACTAGCGGACCGCCTCGGCCTGGCTTTGGTCCGGACGATTACGACGTTGGACTACCGCTGAGTCTGGAAGCTGCATATTCGCTTTTTATCGGCTACGAGGATGAGCAGGGCAAGACAACGCTGCCCAAGTACCAGGTCTACGCCCATCTGAAGCGGGCGGGATTTAACATCCTCCGCGCGCCGCCTGAACAACCGAGACCAGAGCCAACGGAACCTTCGCAGACGCTATGGCAATggctcttttcctttgtcaaaTGGGAAACGGGACAGGATGGGAAACATCGACAGCAGCCATTTGGCCCGCTTGTCGCGCCGGGACTGTACCGGTCCTATCGACCTATATACCAGCAACTGGCCCTTGTGCCTCGACACAAGCCTCTCCCTGTACCACCGAGCCCATCCAAGCCAGAGGACCCCTTCCGAGTGCACTTCCACGTATGGAAGCCGGGCGCGGGCGGGTTCTCCAAGAAGAATCCTCCGCCCCCAGATTTCCGAATTGCCGTGGCCGACACAGCCGACTCATGTCTTCCAACACTGGAACAGATTGAGACATTGCTAGAATCGACACCGTATGATCCTGCGCCAGAAGCATGGCGAGGAAATCCCGGGAGGCTGTATCAGCGATTAAAGCACGGGCATAGGAACGTGCTTGTGGCTGTGGTGGACAGAGGATTAGTCAACTTTATGAGATTTGGAGAGGGCGCATTTGGAGAGGAACAACTGTTTGAAAGATTCGATAATAGAAACAGCGGAAGAGGTGGTAAGAAAGGCGGTCGCGGCGGTGGTCGCGGCCgcggaagagggagaggccgaggaagaggagggcgGTGA
- a CDS encoding ZPR1 zinc-finger domain-containing protein, whose amino-acid sequence MAAESEKQNFFEPIGNQAQGLATGTDGAATEEDDIKPVDEIESLCMNCHENGMTRLLLTQIPYFREVVIMSFSCDHCNFQNNEIQPAGTIQPKGTHYELRLTTLADFSRQVVKSDTATVKFIEIDLEIPAGRGQLTNVEGLLTGVVDDLEMGQEARKEQAPEIFDKVADIIKKSRAMLAGDSFPFRVYVDDPAGNSFIAPDLKDGVGKWEKHEYARTPEQNQALGLTDSDANADPTLNNPGLTEDGEIIPNEVYSFPATCPGCMHSCTTHMKMVDIPHFKQVVLMSTVCDACGYRSNDVKTGGEIPEYGEKIILEVDGEVDLARDILKSETCGLECPELELHVNPGTLGGRFTTVEGLLTQVRNDLHSQIFEAGEGGDSLRSDEKSQWDKFFANLDNAIAGTKPFTVILTDPFASSYVQSLVDPPAPDPKIKKERYTRTEEEEEELGLADMKVEGYEEPEKEEAKAEAEAN is encoded by the exons ATGGCCGCCGAAAGCGAAAAGCAGAATTTCTTCGAGCCCATCGGAAACCAGGCGCAGGGCCTGGCAACTGGCACAGATGGCGCTGCCACTGAGGAGGACGATATCAAGCCCGTGGACGAGATTGAGTCGCTGTGCATGAACTGCCACGAAAAT GGCATGACAAGGCTCCTCCTTACCCAGATCCCCTACTTCCGCGAGGTCGTCATCATGTCTTTCTCCTGCGACCACTGCAACTTTCAGAACAATGAGATCCAGCCGGCCGGAACCATTCAGCCCAAGGGCACGCACTACGAGCTGCGATTAACCACCCTCGCCGACTTCTCTCGTCAGGTCGTGAAATCTGACACCGCGACTGTCAAGTTCATCGAGATCGACCTCGAAATCCCTGCTGGCCGCGGCCAGCTGACAAATGTAGAGGGCCTGCTAACAGGCGTCGTTGACGACTTGGAGATGGGACAGGAGGCGCGCAAGGAGCAGGCTCCTGAAATCTTTGACAAGGTTGCAgatatcatcaagaagagcaggGCCATGCTGGCGGGAGACTCATTCCCCTTCCGCGTCTACGTCGACGACCCTGCCGGCAACTCCTTCATTGCGCCCGACCTCAAGGACGGTGTTGGCAAATGGGAGAAGCACGAATATGCCCGTACTCCTGAGCAGAACCAGGCTCTCGGTCTCACGGACAGCGACGCAAACGCCGACCCCACACTCAACAACCCAGGCCTCaccgaggatggcgagatcATCCCCAATGAGGTTTACAGTTTCCCCGCCACATGCCCCGGCTGCATGCACTCTTGCACAACACACATGAAGATGGTCGACATCCCCCACTTCAAGCAAGTCGTGCTCATGTCGACTGTGTGCGACGCATGCGGTTACCGCTCCAACGACGTCAAGACCGGCGGCGAGATTCCCGAGTACGGCGAGAAGATCATCCTCGAGGTCGACGGCGAGGTCGATCTCGCCCGTGATATCCTCAAGAGCGAGACCTGCGGCCTCGAGTGCCCCGAACTCGAGCTGCACGTCAACCCCGGCACCCTGGGCGGCCGCTTCACCACCGTTGAGGGTCTCCTCACGCAGGTCCGCAACGACCTCCACAGCCAAATTTTTGAGGCCGGCGAGGGTGGCGACTCCCTTCGCTCCGACGAGAAGTCCCAATGGGACAAGTTCTTCGCCAACTTGGATAACGCCATTGCCGGCACCAAGCCCTTTACCGTCATCTTGACGGATCCCTTTGCCAGCAGCTACGTCCAGTCGCTGGTTGACCCCCCGGCACCAGAccccaagatcaagaaggagagatACACGAGgacagaggaggaagaggaggaactGGGTCTGGCGGATATGAAGGTCGAGGGATATGAGGAGCctgaaaaggaagaggccaaggctgaggctgaggcaaACTGA
- a CDS encoding RNAse P rpr2/Rpp21/SNM1 subunit domain-containing protein: MAAVTANSPAVTFLTDAAHLLRDAAPETSAHLLSQRAGLLYSHDMAPSDLERQHVCAACGHIMIPGKGTLLKLETLRATRRKTRSSKTTKPGSARERSKDWTCGFCARVTRIPLSAPEPITRHKTSNAKMQKPSGSVEVQKPATANASSKKRAKNRKAGLQALLSGQQRQSNSLSLADFMMK; this comes from the coding sequence ATGGCGGCTGTCACCGCAAACTCCCCGGCAGTCACCTTCCTCACGGATGCTGCTCATTTGCTTCGAGATGCAGCTCCAGAGACATCGGCGCATCTCCTGAGCCAGAGAGCAGGACTTCTATACTCTCACGACATGGCACCCTCAGACCTTGAACGACAGCATGTCTGCGCTGCCTGCGGGCACATCATGATACCCGGAAAAGGAACTCTACTGAAACTGGAGACATTGAGGGCCACGAGGAGAAAGACACGGTCTTCTAAAACGACAAAACCTGGCTCTGCGCGAGAGCGTTCCAAGGATTGGACGTGCGGCTTCTGCGCCAGAGTCACCAGAATCCCCCTCTCAGCCCCCGAACCTATCACGCGTCACAAAACTTCCAACgcaaagatgcaaaagcCCTCGGGCAGCGTCGAGGTACAAAAACCAGCCACTGCGAACgcgagcagcaagaagcGCGCCAAGAATCGCAAGGCCGGCTTGCAGGCTTTGCTCTCTggccagcagcgccaatCGAACTCGCTATCACTTGCAGACTTTATGATGAAATGA
- a CDS encoding glycerophosphoryl diester phosphodiesterase family domain-containing protein, translating into MKFGRNLPRNQVPEWAGAYINYKGLKKIVKAAAEKARNGETVDPAELSFALDRNLEDVDSFYNKKYAEACRRVNLLQNRYGRVPDVVATLDQDEIEEVMGALLELRSQLRNLQWFGEINRKGFVKITKKADKKVPGIASQHQYISTKVDPKPFARDGNVVRLLSEINRWLSVLGDAQNVDDSTSERSTRSFSRSSARVFLHMPQAQLDTLEQAVRSNDVEALKSGLADAHVVSSETSSQPLLLNLLQRSISGRSRACIAYLLQNIKDLDEPEDINGRNCIHRLVIHIGRTKSAPTNEDANTYPVPVGTHFNNRHLQPAVSSAVQVKEINKHESALLGKDDEAVQILEYLFDNMSENQRGALKSPDTFGRLPLHYAAQFGFVVVCQIIMARMQQWNQFDVKDGIDAPEWQDSDGYAPLHLSVIGGHPLTTQALLQGENWQGSSEAKTEIRKTVAKSGAVLALATKSNYTVIVKMLVDAGVNVNWTDKTGETALHVAARFGHDECARVILESKLQKVDVEIAEKSYAWTPLHVAAVDGSLSVVQLLIDAGADVSKPDASGWTATEHASLRGHMQIARLLAAHTDESEAATRAVTASPPLNPTEVSSIDGRRSNGAPPAPRPAELVKTFGHRYLTNESLVLVSLGSMDIRKKLDAVTLDSVPLAEAHNTQLDTALSVVVTANGAHGESTIVDLPVHEHIATEPIVFTTRDASKVKLLFDIVPTYSGNNKHKIGRAVALMSSVKPSLGTGRMNLQGDLCVPIMNSSLEVIGTVNFNFLVITPFYHPNMEITSRQTYWKKLSSTMLIGHRGLGKNITSNKSLQLGENTLPSFIAAANLGAQYVEFDVQLTKDHVPVIYHDFLVSETGIDAPVHTLTLEQFLHINPDGRRNNSNRKNSPAQSGKSTVGRTRSNSFTPQRSQSMGYAGSGLQQEMEERMKHTRDFKEKGYKANSRGNFIQAPFATLEDLFRKLPEHIGFNIEMKYPMLHESEEHEMDTYAVELNSFCDTVLSKVYDLAGERHIIFSSFNPDICLCLSFKQPSIPILFLTDAGVSPVGDVRASSLQEAIRFASRWNLLGIVSAAEPLINSPRLVRVVKENGLVCVSYGTLNNDPMMVQRQVKEGIDAVIVDSVLAIRKGLTSAETAVEQQKTGTSTEEEVVAIAQPITEQLQNFSLTASTPVSG; encoded by the exons ATGAAGTTTGGACGAAA CCTTCCGCGAAACCAAGTCCCTGAATGGGCCGGCGCCTATATCAACTACAAGGGCCTCAAGAAAAttgtcaaggccgccgccgagAAAGCCCGGAATGGCGAAACCGTAGATCCAGCAG AGCTTTCCTTTGCCCTCGACCGTAaccttgaagatgtcgactCCTTTTATAACAAAAAGTACGCCGAGGCTTGCCGACGCGTCAACCTTTTGCAGAATCGCTATGGACGCGTGCCCGATGTCGTCGCGACTCTGGACCAGGACGAGATCGAGGAGGTCATGGGCGCGCTCTTGGAACTGAGAAGTCAGTTGAGAAACCTGCAGTGGTTTGGTGAAATAAACCGCAAGGGTTTTGTCAAGATCACAAAAAAGGCCGACAAGAAGGTGCCCGGAATCGCCTCTCAGCACCAGTACATCTCAACAAAGGTTGATCCAAAGCCGTTTGCGCGGGATGGAAATGTCGTCAGACTTCTCAGCGAGATCAATCGGTGGCTTTCGGTGCTGGGAGACGCGCAGAACGTAGATGATTCTACGTCAGAGCGGTCTACTCGTTCCTTCAGTAGATCCTCGGCGAGGGTGTTTCTTCATATGCCACAGGCCCAGCTCGATACGCTGGAGCAGGCTGTCCGCAGCAATGACGTCGAGGCTCTGAAATCTGGATTGGCTGATGCTCATGTTGTCTCGTCAGAGACTTCATCACAGCCGTTGTTGCTCAATCTCTTGCAACGGTCAATTTCAGGAAGATCCCGGGCTTGTATTGCGTATCTTTTGCAAAACATCAAAGATCTCGACGAGCCAGAAGACATCAATGGACGGAATTGCATCCACCGCCTGGTCATTCACATTGGCCGCACCAAATCCGCGCCCACAAACGAGGACGCTAACACTTACCCCGTTCCTGTTGGCACACATTTCAACAACAGGCATCTGCAGCCTGCAGTCTCCTCTGCCGTCCAAGTCAAGGAAATAAACAAGCACGAATCTGCTCTGCTCGGAAAGGACGATGAAGCTGTGCAGATCCTTGAATATCTGTTTGATAATATGTCTGAAAACCAGCGAGGGGCTCTGAAGAGCCCCGACACGTTTGGCCGGCTACCGCTTCACTATGCTGCTCAGTTTGGGTTTGTTGTCGTGTGCCaaatcatcatggccagGATGCAGCAATGGAATCAGTTTGACGTCAAAGACGGAATTGATGCCCCTGAGTGGCAAGACAGTGATGGTTACGCGCCGCTCCATCTCAGCGTCATCGGCGGCCATCCTCTGACCACCCAGGCTCTGCTCCAGGGCGAGAATTGGCAGGGCAGCAGTGAGGCCAAGACAGAAATCCGAAAGACAGTTGCCAAGTCTGGCGCCGTCCTTGCGCTTGCTACCAAATCCAACTACACTGTTATTGTCAAGATGCTTGTCGATGCGGGTGTTAATGTCAATTGGACCGACAAGACAGGCGAGACGGCTCTCCACGTTGCCGCCAGGTTTGGGCATGATGAGTGTGCTCGTGTCATCCTAGAGAGCAAGTTGCAGAAGGTTGATGTGGAAATCGCAGAAAAGTCTTATGCTTGGACTCCTTTGCACGTCGCTGCGGTTGACGGCTCCCTCTCTGTTGTCCAATTGCTCATCGATGCTGGGGCAGATGTCTCCAAGCCAGATGCATCTGGCTGGACAGCCACTGAGCATGCCTCGTTGCGTGGTCATATGCAGATCGCGAGGCTTCTCGCGGCTCACACTGACGAGTCAGAGGCTGCTACCAGAGCCGTGACTGCATCTCCACCACTTAACCCTACAGAGGTCTCCTCCATTGACGGCCGCCGTTCGAATGGAGCTCCGCCGGCGCCGCGACCAGCTGAGCTTGTTAAGACGTTCGGACATCGTTACTTGACCAATGAAAGCCTGGTCTTGGTTAGCCTTGGATCTATGGACATTCGAAAGAAGCTTGATGCGGTAACTCTTGACAGCGTTCCTCTCGCAGAGGCACACAACACGCAGCTCGATACAGCTCTGTCTGTCGTGGTAACCGCCAACGGGGCTCATGGAGAGTCAACTATCGTTGATCTCCCGGTGCACGAGCATATTGCTACCGAGCCGATTGTCTTTACAACTCGAGACGCATCCAAAGTCAAGCTTCTCTTCGACATTGTCCCAACTTATTCTGGAAACAACAAGCACAAGATTGGCCGTGCCGTGGCCCTTATGTCGTCTGTCAAGCCATCACTTGGTACTGGCCGTATGAACTTGCAAGGCGATCTGTGCGTGCCTATTATGAACAGCAGCTTGGAGGTTATTGGAAcagtcaacttcaacttttTGGTCATTACACCCTTCTATCACCCTAACATGGAGATTACCTCCAGACAGACGTACTGGAAAAAGCTCTCGTCCACTATGCTTATTGGCCATCGAGGTCTCGGAAAAAACATTACCTCAAACAAGTCTCTTCAGCTCGGCGAGAACACGCTGCCGTCTTTCATTGCCGCGGCTAATCTTGGAGCTCAATATGTCGAGTTTGATGTGCAGCTCACCAAAGATCATGTCCCGGTCATCTACCACGACTTTCTTGTCAGCGAAACTGGCATCGATGCTCCTGTTCACACGCTCACTTTGGAGCAGTTCTTGCACATTAACCCGGATGGTAGGAGAAACAACAGCAACCGCAAGAATAGCCCAGCGCAGAGCGGAAAGTCGACTGTTGGCCGTACGCGCAGCAACAGCTTTACCCCACAGCGGTCACAGTCCATGGGCTACGCCGGTTCTGGTTTGCAacaggagatggaggagcgcATGAAACACACTAGAGACTTCAAAGAGAAGGGATACAAGGCCAACTCGCGAGGCAACTTCATTCAGGCGCCTTTTGCGACATTGGAAGACTTGTTCCGAAAGCTACCGGAACATATCGGTTTCAACATTGAAATGAAGTATCCTATGCTCCACGAAAGCGAGGAACACGAGATGGATACGTATGCGGTGGAACTAAACTCCTTCTGCGACACCGTGCTGTCTAAAGTCTACGACCTGGCGGGGGAGCGCcacatcatcttcagctcCTTCAACCCGGATATTTGTCTGTGTCTCAGCTTCAAGCAACCCTCCATTCCGATTCTGTTCCTGACAGATGCCGGCGTCTCCCCTGTCGGAGATGTCCGAGCCTCATCGCTGCAGGAGGCCATCCGCTTCGCTAGCCGCTGGAACCTTCTCGGCATTGTTTCCGCAGCGGAGCCCCTGATCAACAGCCCCCGCCTCGTGAGGGTTGTGAAGGAGAATGGGTTGGTGTGTGTCAGTTACGGCACGCTTAATAACGACCCGATGATGGTTCAG CGTCAGGTCAAAGAAGGCATCGATGCCGTCATTGTAGACAGCGTTTTAGCTATCCGAAAGGGACTCACAAGCGCTGAAACTGCTGtggagcagcagaagacaGGAACTTCGACGGAAGAAGAGGTCGTGGCTATTGCACAGCCCATCACGGAACAACTACAGAACTTCAGCCTTACGGCGAGCACGCCAGTCTCTGGTTAG
- a CDS encoding peptidase family m41 domain-containing protein — translation MAFHGGLLPSMAAAAADTLPSITNTLMRPWRPSSVPRQQTDAVTEAETARTSSVAEATEKSARTLLPEFLQQAPLHVPKSTASSAMVPTNVRTSISGLGRVGLLAANPILRRPYFQPVNTVSSPLVNLFMRSTPAVSTPLRAMSTTRILSGTLGTQHRGFGTSNGISRSQLASVEESANRNPGNANLQNAFYQLLLRANMPGILVERYQTGRFATNAGTEDAYKRALAALNSGTSTIATATATPGFARGQWAGNEQAIANAALSGSMGVKGEPIHVVVQESTRSLVFRWVKFFATFIVFTYLCFAAVTILIETLSTFRRGPGAKTDSEVKAEKQTTRFDDVHGCDEAKEELQEVVEFLRNPDSFSDLGAKLPKGVLLVGPPGTGKTLLARAVAGEAGVPFFYMSGSEFDEIFVGVGAKRVRELFAAAKAKSPAIIFIDELDAIGGKRNPRDQAHSKQTLNQLLTELDGFDTDTKIIIMAATNLPKLLDKALTRPGRFDRHINVDLPDVRGRIAILKHHAKKIRLSPDVDLDAIAARAPGQSGADLENMLNVAALRASRAKAREVSKQDIDWAFDRITMGAERKSMVVTEKEKEMTAYHEAGHALVQLFEKESSNRLYKVTILPKGPSLGHTAHVPAMDKYSYTAAEYMSNIRVLLGGKMAEEMRYGDDKVTSGVSNDLERATDLSFMMVTHFGMSNALGPVEYGRRYENLSSETKALIEGEVQKTLRKSYEDVRKVLTEKRKELDLLAQALVQYETLDKEEVEKVIRGEKLPGRTIVPKGPLTLPIPDEIPRPPGLGVPQPHPPETPAPPASARSSAT, via the exons ATGGCGTTCCACGGTGGCTTGCTGCCT tcaatggcagcagccgcagcggaCACCTTAccttccatcaccaacactcTCATGAGGCCCTGGCGACCTTCGTCAGTGCCGCGCCAACAGACCGATGCCGTTACTGAAGCCGAGACTGCGCGAACCAGTTCCGTGGCTGAAGCGACAGAGAAG TCGGCGCGAACCCTACTACCCGAGTTTCTCCAGCAAGCACCGTTGCACGTACCAAAGTCCACGGCATCTAGCGCGATGGTACCGACCAACGTCCGCACTTCCATCTCTGGACTGGGCCGGGTTGGGTTGCTCGCAGCGAACCCAATCCTCCGAAGGCCTTACTTCCAACCTGTTAATACCGTCTCGTCTCCCCTTGTCAACCTGTTTATGCGATCTACTCCCGCCGTCTCGACCCCGCTTCGCGCAATGTCCACGACCCGGATTCTCTCCGGAACACTCGGTACGCAACACAGAGGCTTTGGAACGTCCAATGGAATTTCTCGCAGTCAATTAGCCTCCGTCGAAGAATCAGCAAACAGGAACCCCGGAAATGCAAACCTTCAAAACGCCTTCTACCAGCTTCTTTTGAGAGCAAACATGCCTGGCATCCTGGTGGAAAGATATCAAACTGGTCGTTTCGCAACAAACGCTGGCACCGAGGACGCTTACAAGCGGGCCCTGGCTGCTCTTAATAGTGGTACGAGCACCATTGCGACAGCTACAGCGACACCTGGATTTGCACGAGGACAATGGGCAGGAAACGAACAGGCCATTGCAAACGCAGCTCTTAGCGGATCGATGGGCGTTAAGGGTGAACCAATCCACGTTGTTGTCCAAGAGTCAACCCGGTCGCTTGTCTTTCGTTGGGTCAAGTTTTTCGCTACCTTCATTGTCTTCACCTACCTCTGCTTCGCAGCCGTGACGATCCTGATTGAGACGCTGAGCACCTTCAGGCGTGGACCGGGAGCCAAGACCGACTCTGAAGTCAAGGCCGAGAAACAGACGACCCGATTTGACGACGTTCACGGATGCGATgaggccaaggaagagctACAAGAAGTGGTCGAATTTCTTCGTAACCCGGATAGCTTCTCTGATTTGGGTGCTAAGCTGCCCAAAGGTGTTCTCCTCGTTGGACCCCCTGGTACTGGAAAGACGCTGCTTGCTCGAGCTGTCGCTGGAGAGGCTGGTGTTCCATTCTTCTACATGTCTGGCAGTGAATTCGATGAAATCTTTGTTGGTGTCGGAGCCAAGCGTGTTCGAGAGCTATTCGCggctgccaaagccaaatCCCCTGctatcatcttcatcgacgaACTCGACGCTATCGGTGGAAAACGTAACCCAAGGGACCAAGCTCACTCCAAACAGACTCTTAACCAATTGCTCACGGAACTTGATGGATTCGATACAGATACAAAGATTATCATCATGGCGGCTACCAACTTGCCCAAgttgctggacaaggctCTTACCAGACCTGGACGATTCGATCGACACATCAACGTGGACCTGCCGGATGTTCGTGGGCGTATTGCCATCCTGAAACATCATGCCAAGAAGATTAGGCTGTCACCGGATGTGGATCTTGATGCTATTGCCGCACGCGCTCCTGGACAATCTGGTGCTGACCTCGAGAACATGCTGAATGTCGCAGCCCTACGCGCTAGCAGAGCCAAGGCCCGCGAGGTTTCCAAGCAAGATATCGACTGGGCATTTGACAGAATCACCATGGGCGCTGAGAGAAAATCAATGGTCGtgacggagaaggaaaaggaaatgaCCGCATACCACGAGGCTGGCCACGCTCTTGTACAACTGTTCGAAAAGGAAAGCTCCAACCGACTCTACAAGGTTACAATTCTCCCCAAAGGCCCTTCCCTGGGCCACACCGCTCATGTCCCTGCTATGGATAAATACTCGTACACCGCGGCCGAATACATGTCCAACATCCGCGTGCTTCTTGGAGgcaagatggcagaggaGATGCGATACGGTGACGATAAAGTGACATCTGGTGTTTCCAAT GATCTGGAGAGAGCTACTGACCTGAGCTTTATGATGGTCACTCACTTTGGCATGTCTAACGCTTTGGGACCTGTTGAATACGGCAGAAGATATGAGAACCTCAGTTCTGAGACCAAGGCCTTGATTGAGGGCGAAGTCCAGAAAACGCTGAGAAAATCCTACGAAGATGTGAGAAAGGTTCTGACGGAGAAGCGCAAAGAACTCGACTTGCTAGCTCAGGCATTGGTGCAATACGAGACGCTGGATAaagaggaggttgagaagGTCATCCGTGGAGAGAAACTACCTGGCCGTACAATCGTGCCCAAAGGACCGCTAACACTACCAATTCCTGATGAGATTCCTCGACCTCCAGGACTAGGAGTGCCCCAGCCGCATCCTCCTGAAACACCAGCCCCCCCGGCTTCTGCTAGGTCATCTGCTACATGA
- a CDS encoding NAD dependent epimerase/dehydratase family domain-containing protein, whose amino-acid sequence MTKVLLTGGSGFIAAHILEQLLAKNHTVITTVRTEEKAEKIRAAHPDSVQQNRLTVVTVGDIAQPSAFDEVIAAHADGLEVVLHTASPFHYKWTDAQKELIDPALNGTRGILEAIHRDAKSVKRVVITSSFAAVLSEERLFDPNTTFTEESWNPDGVEDVHRSPPTAYRVSKTAAERLAWDFVAREKPSFDLVTVNPPVVFGPVAHSLASLDSINTSNERIVALLRGQWKEKIGDTGPVGLWIDVRDAAAAHIKAFEIPEAGGRRLFTVAGRTCNQEVARIVREGFPEYADRLPGPEVPGGEPFDETKSFKYNNDATYKLLGIEWIPIEKSVSDTVRSLKAYGI is encoded by the exons ATGACTAAGGTTCTTCTCACAG GTGGCTCAGGCTTCATTGCCG CCCACATCCTCGAACAACTCCTCGCCAAAAACCACACtgtcatcaccaccgtccGCACCGAGGAAAAAGCAGAAAAGATCCGCGCCGCCCACCCAGACAGCGTCCAGCAGAACCGCCTCACCGTCGTCACCGTCGGCGACAttgcccagcccagcgcctTTGACGAGGTCATCGCCGCGCACGCCGACGGGCTCGAGGTCGTGCTCCACACCGCCAGCCCCTTTCACTACAAGTGGACGGACGCCCAGAAGGAGCTCATCGACCCTGCGCTTAACGGTACTCGTGGTATTCTTGAGGCTATTCACCGCGATGCGAAGTCTGTTAAGAGGGTTGTTATTACGTCGTCTTTTGCTGCGGTTCTTTCGGAGGAGAGGCTGTTTGATCCTAATACGACTTTCACTGAGGAGTCGTGGAACCCAGATGGCGTCGAGGACGTTCACCGGTCGCCACCTACCGCTTACCGCGTCTCCAAGACGGCTGCCGAGCGTCTCGCTTGGGACTTTGTTGCTCGCGAGAAGCCCTCTTTCGACCTCGTCACGGTGAACCCGCCCGTTGTCTTCGGACCCGTGGCTCACAGCTTAGCCTCGCTGGACTCAATCAACACATCCAACGAGCGTATcgtcgctcttctccgcggtcaatggaaagaaaaaatcggCGACACCGGCCCCGTCGGCCTATGGATCGATGTTCGTGATGCCGCAGCCGCCCATATCAAGGCGTTCGAGATCCCCGAGGCTGGAGGCCGTCGTCTCTTCACCGTCGCAGGCAGGACGTGTAACCAAGAAGTTGCCAGGATCGTCCGCGAGGGCTTCCCTGAGTACGCTGACAGATTGCCCGGACCGGAGGTGCCTGGTGGAGAGCCTTTTGATGAGACGAAGTCGTTCAAGTATAACAACGATGCGACGTACAAGTTGTTGGGGATCGAGTGGATTCCTATTGAGAAGAGTGTATCTGACACTGTCCGCTCACTCAAGGCCTACGGCATCTAG